CCAGCAGGGTGGGCGCCGTGCTGGTCCTGCCGAGTCACTGCGGTGGCTTGGCCACAAACGCCTGCTTGCCGTGCCGGTCAAACCCCGCCTGCTCGTAAAAACGCTGGGTGTGTTCGTCCTTGCGGCCCGTCATCAGCATGACCTTGTAGCAGCGCTCCCGCCAGGCATGGGCCAGGGTGTGCTGCAGCAGCGCGTGCCCCCAGCCCTGATTGCGATGGGCCGAGTGCGTCACCACGTTCTCGATGACGCCATAGGGGCGGCAGGCGCGCGTGAGGTTGGGGATGATGGTCAGAGTGCAGGACGCGACCAACAGGCCCTCATCCCACCCTCCAAAGTACCGAATGCGCGGGTTGGCGAGCGCCTCAGTCCATACGGCTTGCACCTCGGGTCCAGAGGGCAGCGGGTCGTCATGCTCGTGCAGATGGGTGTACAGGCCAAGCAGAGGGGCAAGGTCTTCGGCGCGGAGTTCGCGGATGTTCAAGGCCAGCCTCCAGGGGACGACGAGAATGCTTGGTTACTACCAAAACCATAGCTGTTAGCGCATATGGCACTAGCGCTTGGCAACGATTTCAGTGTTTTTAAATGGGCCGGTTGCGCTGCCACCCTGCAGGGGGCTGCCAATGGGGTGTCCAGCCGATGAAGTCCTCCAGCGGCATGGGCCGGGCGATGCAGTAGCCCTGCGCCTGCAAACAGCCCAGCTGCAGCAGCATCTGCCCCTGTTCGACGGTTTCCACCCCCTCGGCAATCACCCGGTAGCCGAACGAGCGGGCCAGGCCGATCACGCCCTGAACGATGGCCAGGTCGCCGGGGTCACCCATCATGCCGTGCACAAAGCTCTGGTCGATCTTGAGCGTGTCCATGGGCAGGCGGCGCAGGTAGGTCAGCGACGAGTAGCCGGTGCCAAAGTCGTCCAGTGCCACCGTCACGCCCATGGCGCGCAGGGCGTTCAGGGTGTCGGCCACGGCGCTCAGGTCGTACAGGGCAGCGCTTTCGGTGATCTCGATCTCGACCAGGTGCGCGGGCACGCGGGGGTGCCGCGCCAGGCAACCGGCAACCCAGTCGGCAAAGCCCGGCTGCTGCAGGTGCTGGGCGGCAATGTTGATGCTCAGCGGCATGGGCATGCCCCGATCCTGCAACTGCTCCAGCACCGTGAGTGCCGCCTCGGCCACCCATTCGCCAAAGCCGATCTCCAGATCGGTGCCCTCCAGCAGCGGCAAGAATTCGCCCGGTGGCACCAGGCCCCGCTCGGGGTGTAGCCAGCGCGAGAGCACTTCGGCGCCCACCACGGTGCCGCTGCGCATGTCCACCTTGGGTTGCAGGTACAGGGTGAACTGGGCTTGCGCCAGCGCCTCGCGCAGGTAGTGCCCCTGGGCGCGCAGCAGTTGCACGGCGCGCTCCTGGGCGGCGTCGAACTGGTGAAAACGGTTGCGCCCGGCCTGCTTGGCGGCATACATGGCCTGGTCGGCATGGCGCAGCAGGGTGTCGGCGTCGGCGTCGTCCTGCGGGAAGATGGTGTAGCCAATGCTGGCCGTGACGACCACGCGCTCGGTGTCCAGCGTGTAAGGGGCCGAGACGCTTTCCATCACGCGGCCCAGAATGCGCTCGCAGTCGGCCACCGACTCCAGCCCGGGCATCAGGATCACGAACTCGTCGCCCCCCAGCCGGGCCACCGTGTCCGCCGGCTGCAGTGCGCGCGTGAGCCGGCCGCCCACCACCACCAGCAGGCGGTCGCCCGCGCCGTGGCCCAGGCGGTCGTTCACGGGCTTGAAACCGTCCAGGTCCAGGTAGGCCACGCCCAGCTGCTTGCCGGTGTCACGGGCCTGGGCCATGCATTCCTGCAGCTTGCGCGCCAGCAGCACGCGGTTGGGCAGGCCGGTGAGGGCGTCGTACAGCGCCAGGCGCTGCAGCATGACCTCTTGCTCGCGCTGTGGGGTCACGTCGATGGCCACACCCAGCATGCGGGCTGGCCGGCCTTGCTCGTCAAAGCCGACGATCTTGCCCAGGTTGCGCACCCAGCGCACCGGTTCGCTCGGCTGGTTCAGCCGCCAGGTGGCGTCAAACGGGGTGCCCAGGTGGGCGGTGTGGCGCGCCAATTCCGCAGTGATGCGGTCGATGTCGTCTGGGGCGATGGCCGTGGTCCATTGCACGGCCGCCGTGGTGTCGCCGGTCGCCGCAAGCCCGCGCTTGGCGCGCCAGCGGCGGTCGCCTGTGACCAGGCCGGTCTGCAGGTCCCAGTCCCACAGGCCCAGCGATGCGGCGGAGATGGTGAGCGACAGCAGGGCCTCGCGTTCACGCACCTGTACCTCGTTGCGCTTGCGGTCGGTGATGTCGTGCACCGAGAACAGCCAGCAGGGCTCGCCGTCGAACTCGGTGGCGCGCATCGATTGCAGCACGGTACGCCGGGGGCCATTGCGCACGTTCAGCGTCACTTCGTAGTCGCTAAGGTGGCCGGTCTGGCTGACTTGCTCCATCAGGCGTTGGCGGTCTTCGGCCGTGAAGATGCCCAGCTCCACGGCGGTGCGGCCAATGGCTTCCTCGCGGGGAATGCCCAGCATATCGACCCAGGCAGGGTTGATGTCCATATAGCGGCCGTCGCTGCGGTGCGACAGGCCCATGGGGTAGGGCATGAGGTGGAAGATGCGGGAGAAGCGCTCCTCAGACTGGCGCAGGCGCTGGTCGGCGCGCTTGGCCTCGTCGATGTCCTGCATCACGCCGCGCACCTTGACCACGCGGCCGTTCTCGATCACCGGTTCGCCGCTTGCGCGCACCCACAGCAGATGGCCGTCGGCGTGATAGACCTCCATCTCCATGCTCCACTCGGTGCGCGAACGGATGCTCTGGCGGAATTTTTCGCGCAGCGCCTCGCGGTACTGCGGGGCCACATGGCGGTCGATGTAGTCGCTGGGCGGCGGCTGGTTGGGGGACAGGCCGTGGATGTCAAAACACACGTCCGACCAGTACACCAGTCCGCGCCCGCGCTCGTCCTCCCACGCGCCCAGCCGGGCCAGGCGGCCGGCTTGCTGCAACTGGTGGTACAGCGCCCGAAGTTCGTCGCTGGTGCGTTGGGCTTCGGTCATGTCGTGGAAAACGAAAACAAAGCAGTTTTCGCCATTCACAAGCACAGAGCGTGCCGACATCAGGCCCGGCACCTGCACCCCTTTGCTTTGCGCGACCAGGGGCAGACGGTCCACCTTGCCCTCGCGCTGGTAGGTCTCCAGCAGCCGCTTGCGCTCGTGCTCGTTGGCCCAGATGTGCAGCTCTGACGAGGTGCGGCCCAGAACCTCCTCGCGCGTGAAGCCCAACAGCTCGCAGAACGCGGGGTTCACGTCGATGTAGCACCCGTCGGCAATGCGGGTGATGCCCGCCGGGTCGGGCAGCGTTTGGTAGAAGGTGGTGTATTTGGCCTCGGCAGACTGCAGCGCCTCCTCGGCCTCGCGGTGGGCGGTGATGTCCACGTCCATGCCGATCAGGCTGGCCGGGCGGCCCTGGGCGTCGCGCTTGGCAACAGTGCCGCGCGACATCAGCCAGCGCCATTGGCCCTTTGCGTCCATCACGCGGAACTCGGCCTCGTAGCTTTCCTCCAGCCCGTCCATGGCGCGCGCCAGCTTGGCGGCATTGCGTTCGGCGTCCAGCGGGTGGCGCCGGGCGTACCAGCGTTGCCAGAGGTCGGGCGACTGCATGTCGGCACTGGTGATGCCATAGGCCTCGTAAAACCGGCCGTCACAAGAAAACCGGCGTTCGACCACATCCCACTGCCAGCGGCCGCCCCCCAGGGCGTCCAGCGCCAGGCGCAGCTGGTGCTCTTGCTGGCCCAACGTCTGCTGAATCTCGCTGCGCGCCAGCTCGGCGCGAGCCCTGGCTGCGATCACCAGCCAGCCAATCCCCAGCATCAGCACACCAGCGCCGTGATGCCAGTGCAGGGTCTGGGTGCCCAATCCGGCGTCCGTTGTGGCAATCATGGCCAGCGAAACCACCAGCGGCAGCGTGAGGGTCAGGCCGGCCAGCGGTGCCCAGTCGGGCCAGGCCCAGCGCCTGCCCAGGCTGCGCCAACCCCAGCCAGTGGCCAGTGCGCCCCCCAGAACGGACGTGGCGGGCCAGGCGGCCGAGGTGTCGGTCCAGAGGGCGGCCTGCAAGGCCAGCAGGGCGGTAATGGCCGCCGCCGGCACGCCAAAGAACAGCGCCATGAATGCCGTGGCAGTGGGGTAGGCCACGATGTGCAGCTCTGGCGCGTTCCAGCGCAGGGCCTCAAAGGCGGCGATGGAGACCAGCCCGCCCGCCACGCCGAGCAGGATCAGCGTGCGCCGGGAGGGGTGCAGCGACTCTTGTGGTGACAGCCAGACCGGCACCAACAGCAGCAGCATGAGGGCCGTGCCTGCCAGCAGCGTGTTGTTACCCATGGCGTTTTCCTTGGGCGGCCTGGTGCCGCGAATACGCCTTAGAGGGGGCTGGAGGGGCGCTAACGACGGGCGGGCGACCCTGCGGGAGGAGCGGGGGCATGTCGCGACCCGTGTCGCATGGGGCTTTCCTCAGAAAGCATGCACCCGATAAAAAAACCATGTGTCAAGTTTAGGCCTGTTCTGAGGCGGCCCGGGCGGGACGCAGCGTCCTGATAAGTCCGGTTGACAACAGGGTGCCACACACGATCACCAGTGCGCAGCCCACCATCCATGGCGTGATGCTCTCGCCCAGGAACAGCGTGCCATACAGCACGGCAAACACGGGTGTGATGAACGTGACGGCCAGCGCCCGGCTGGGGCCTGCGTGCTCAAT
Above is a window of Acidovorax sp. KKS102 DNA encoding:
- a CDS encoding EAL domain-containing protein, giving the protein MGNNTLLAGTALMLLLLVPVWLSPQESLHPSRRTLILLGVAGGLVSIAAFEALRWNAPELHIVAYPTATAFMALFFGVPAAAITALLALQAALWTDTSAAWPATSVLGGALATGWGWRSLGRRWAWPDWAPLAGLTLTLPLVVSLAMIATTDAGLGTQTLHWHHGAGVLMLGIGWLVIAARARAELARSEIQQTLGQQEHQLRLALDALGGGRWQWDVVERRFSCDGRFYEAYGITSADMQSPDLWQRWYARRHPLDAERNAAKLARAMDGLEESYEAEFRVMDAKGQWRWLMSRGTVAKRDAQGRPASLIGMDVDITAHREAEEALQSAEAKYTTFYQTLPDPAGITRIADGCYIDVNPAFCELLGFTREEVLGRTSSELHIWANEHERKRLLETYQREGKVDRLPLVAQSKGVQVPGLMSARSVLVNGENCFVFVFHDMTEAQRTSDELRALYHQLQQAGRLARLGAWEDERGRGLVYWSDVCFDIHGLSPNQPPPSDYIDRHVAPQYREALREKFRQSIRSRTEWSMEMEVYHADGHLLWVRASGEPVIENGRVVKVRGVMQDIDEAKRADQRLRQSEERFSRIFHLMPYPMGLSHRSDGRYMDINPAWVDMLGIPREEAIGRTAVELGIFTAEDRQRLMEQVSQTGHLSDYEVTLNVRNGPRRTVLQSMRATEFDGEPCWLFSVHDITDRKRNEVQVREREALLSLTISAASLGLWDWDLQTGLVTGDRRWRAKRGLAATGDTTAAVQWTTAIAPDDIDRITAELARHTAHLGTPFDATWRLNQPSEPVRWVRNLGKIVGFDEQGRPARMLGVAIDVTPQREQEVMLQRLALYDALTGLPNRVLLARKLQECMAQARDTGKQLGVAYLDLDGFKPVNDRLGHGAGDRLLVVVGGRLTRALQPADTVARLGGDEFVILMPGLESVADCERILGRVMESVSAPYTLDTERVVVTASIGYTIFPQDDADADTLLRHADQAMYAAKQAGRNRFHQFDAAQERAVQLLRAQGHYLREALAQAQFTLYLQPKVDMRSGTVVGAEVLSRWLHPERGLVPPGEFLPLLEGTDLEIGFGEWVAEAALTVLEQLQDRGMPMPLSINIAAQHLQQPGFADWVAGCLARHPRVPAHLVEIEITESAALYDLSAVADTLNALRAMGVTVALDDFGTGYSSLTYLRRLPMDTLKIDQSFVHGMMGDPGDLAIVQGVIGLARSFGYRVIAEGVETVEQGQMLLQLGCLQAQGYCIARPMPLEDFIGWTPHWQPPAGWQRNRPI
- a CDS encoding GNAT family N-acetyltransferase codes for the protein MNIRELRAEDLAPLLGLYTHLHEHDDPLPSGPEVQAVWTEALANPRIRYFGGWDEGLLVASCTLTIIPNLTRACRPYGVIENVVTHSAHRNQGWGHALLQHTLAHAWRERCYKVMLMTGRKDEHTQRFYEQAGFDRHGKQAFVAKPPQ